The following are from one region of the Phycisphaeraceae bacterium genome:
- a CDS encoding DUF1338 family protein, with amino-acid sequence MARQFADRIDMQNRLFAELSSMFGKEVPLYDKALAVNAACNREVCDLLALRHPGFSISDEQIERTSGERHGAIRIGRPDEYRLIARFFACFAMEPHNFYDMTAIGAKSQPVIATAFRSVRRPEHRVFTSLLVTDYFDDATRARIEGLVAQRTVFSEEAVRLIEKSEREGGLSWDDANALIHEATSRIFKWTGRARDHRLYDELCKGGFKIAADIACFERHHLNHLTPNTLCMDLYTAAMKFCMGESDRETFEKRATRALKRLLSMTGADWLALHFKHLSHDEVLSYKDAAVTDAQVASGVKALADRLSEPSLNLSKLPHAGFKDFTEGPSADTPVLLRQDAYKALTEPVTFTESDGREIKSEHTARFGEIEQRFYATTLAGRALYDQCLAAFEEARAKDPSLAKRDEVAFERLQMECFAPFPKTLDALLARNLVYASWEPTQKGLGAKGSIATTDLNELARLGFVRREGQRYEDFLPVSAAGIFASNLNQYGTASTAAKRPEYTREQLEEIMGKRIVDTDAAYAAVDARSRLETYEALSLLAQLPAAERTRLERAAGVGRVA; translated from the coding sequence ATGGCCCGCCAGTTCGCCGATCGCATCGACATGCAGAACCGCCTCTTCGCTGAACTCTCCTCGATGTTCGGCAAGGAGGTCCCCCTGTACGATAAGGCGCTCGCCGTCAACGCGGCGTGCAACCGGGAGGTGTGCGACCTGCTCGCCCTGCGCCACCCCGGCTTCTCCATCAGCGACGAGCAGATCGAGCGCACCAGCGGCGAGCGCCACGGCGCCATCCGCATCGGGCGCCCCGACGAGTACCGCCTCATCGCCCGCTTCTTCGCGTGCTTCGCGATGGAGCCCCACAACTTCTACGACATGACCGCGATCGGCGCCAAGAGCCAGCCCGTCATCGCGACGGCGTTCCGCTCCGTCCGCCGGCCCGAGCACCGCGTGTTCACCTCGCTGCTGGTCACCGACTACTTCGACGACGCCACCCGCGCGCGCATCGAGGGGCTGGTCGCCCAGCGAACCGTCTTCTCTGAGGAAGCCGTCCGCCTCATCGAGAAGTCCGAGCGCGAGGGGGGCCTGTCGTGGGACGACGCCAATGCCCTCATCCATGAGGCGACCTCGCGCATCTTCAAGTGGACCGGGCGCGCCCGCGACCACCGCCTCTACGACGAGCTGTGCAAGGGCGGCTTCAAGATCGCCGCCGACATCGCCTGCTTCGAGCGCCACCACCTCAACCACCTCACGCCCAATACGCTGTGCATGGACCTCTACACCGCGGCCATGAAGTTCTGCATGGGCGAGTCCGACCGCGAGACCTTCGAGAAACGCGCGACGCGCGCGCTGAAACGCCTGCTCTCCATGACCGGCGCCGACTGGCTCGCCCTGCACTTCAAGCACCTCTCGCACGACGAGGTCCTGTCGTACAAGGACGCCGCCGTCACCGACGCGCAGGTCGCGTCGGGCGTGAAGGCGCTCGCCGACCGGCTGAGCGAGCCGTCGCTGAATCTCTCGAAACTCCCCCACGCGGGCTTCAAGGACTTCACCGAGGGCCCCAGCGCCGACACGCCCGTGCTGCTGCGCCAGGACGCGTACAAGGCGCTGACCGAGCCCGTGACCTTCACCGAGAGCGACGGTCGCGAGATCAAGTCCGAGCACACGGCGCGGTTCGGCGAGATCGAGCAGCGGTTCTACGCGACGACGCTGGCGGGTCGCGCGCTGTACGACCAGTGCCTGGCCGCGTTCGAGGAGGCGCGTGCCAAGGACCCCTCGCTGGCGAAGCGCGACGAGGTCGCCTTCGAGCGTCTCCAGATGGAGTGCTTCGCGCCCTTCCCCAAGACGCTCGACGCGCTGCTGGCGCGCAACCTGGTGTACGCGTCGTGGGAGCCCACGCAGAAGGGTCTGGGCGCGAAGGGCTCGATCGCCACCACCGACCTGAACGAACTCGCGCGGCTCGGCTTCGTCCGGCGCGAGGGCCAGCGCTACGAGGACTTTCTCCCCGTCAGCGCCGCGGGCATCTTCGCGTCGAACCTGAACCAGTACGGCACCGCGTCGACCGCCGCGAAACGCCCCGAGTACACGCGTGAGCAACTCGAGGAGATCATGGGCAAGCGCATCGTGGATACGGACGCGGCGTACGCCGCGGTCGACGCGCGCTCGCGCCTCGAGACCTACGAGGCGCTCAGCCTGCTCGCGCAACTGCCCGCCGCCGAGCGCACGCGCCTCGAACGCGCCGCGGGCGTCGGCCGGGTGGCGTGA
- a CDS encoding tetratricopeptide repeat protein, protein MFGESHPRTLSSLNSMASLRRSQGRFDEAESLNAETIARARRTLPEGHPSTADYILQRAYTLRFMRRFQEAATGYQEGHAMLVASLGSAHPRTLQAIDHLSALYDMWHEAEPDEGHDQRAAQWRERRAAAVR, encoded by the coding sequence GTGTTCGGCGAGTCGCACCCTCGCACGCTCAGTTCACTCAACTCGATGGCGTCGCTGCGTCGTTCGCAGGGGCGCTTCGACGAAGCGGAGTCTCTGAACGCCGAAACGATCGCTCGCGCGCGTCGCACGCTGCCTGAGGGGCATCCGTCGACGGCGGATTACATCCTCCAGCGTGCGTACACCCTGCGGTTCATGCGCCGGTTCCAGGAGGCCGCGACCGGGTATCAGGAGGGCCACGCGATGCTCGTCGCGTCGCTGGGCTCTGCGCATCCCCGGACGCTGCAGGCGATCGATCACCTCTCGGCGCTCTACGACATGTGGCACGAGGCGGAGCCGGACGAAGGCCACGACCAGCGCGCCGCGCAGTGGCGCGAGCGTCGCGCAGCAGCAGTCAGGTGA
- a CDS encoding efflux RND transporter periplasmic adaptor subunit, translated as MSSKHVDITSLSRAGGDASGSGGVVARDSVPSPSRRLLTRLGVPVGVALVTLCLLAYSARDALQRAIEVDVAPVVFRDSSSEEDGDSSSVLAASETVIAQGPGWIEPAPYAISVQALAEGVVSEVLALEGDRVSKGQVVARMIDDDARLGAARARAEVTLARAEASRAGAASLAARARAEELRDEVERKHSLVAAGGLSEGQFARLGLRLVAAEHEEQAALAAGLAADALIARAEAALHEAELRLSRMEVRSPADGVVLTRSVEPGTRVVMSGGGPGENSSPSLFRLYDPERLQVRVDVPLAESAKVVVGARAEMTTEALADRVFRGEVVRVLHQADIQRNTVEVKVSILEPSPALRPEMLARVRFFPRQSDDPGAGEHVARRGMAGVLLAPAETLFDAAGDTAMVWVVDRSSGRGAARATARRVTIGGREGEWVLVREGLRLGDRLILRPPSGLRESARVRVASSTD; from the coding sequence ATGTCGAGTAAACACGTGGATATCACCTCGTTGTCTCGTGCCGGCGGGGACGCCTCTGGGAGCGGCGGCGTCGTCGCGCGCGACAGCGTGCCTTCTCCGTCTCGCCGGTTGTTGACGCGTCTTGGCGTGCCGGTGGGCGTGGCCCTTGTCACGCTGTGTCTGCTCGCGTACTCGGCGCGGGACGCGCTGCAGCGAGCGATCGAGGTCGATGTTGCGCCGGTGGTATTCAGGGATTCGTCGTCGGAAGAGGACGGCGACTCCTCGAGCGTGTTGGCAGCGTCGGAGACGGTGATCGCGCAGGGGCCGGGGTGGATCGAGCCGGCGCCGTACGCGATCTCAGTCCAGGCGCTGGCAGAGGGGGTGGTTTCTGAGGTGCTGGCGCTGGAGGGCGATCGCGTCTCGAAGGGCCAGGTGGTCGCACGGATGATCGACGACGATGCGCGACTGGGAGCGGCGCGTGCGCGTGCCGAGGTGACTCTCGCGCGTGCTGAAGCGTCGCGTGCAGGCGCGGCGTCGCTGGCCGCCCGAGCGCGAGCCGAAGAACTTCGAGACGAGGTGGAGCGCAAACACTCGCTGGTGGCGGCCGGTGGTCTTTCGGAGGGTCAGTTCGCGCGGCTCGGGCTGCGTCTGGTCGCCGCGGAGCATGAGGAGCAGGCGGCGCTCGCGGCGGGGCTTGCCGCGGACGCGCTGATCGCGCGCGCGGAAGCCGCGCTGCACGAGGCGGAACTGCGTCTGTCGCGGATGGAGGTTCGCAGCCCGGCGGATGGCGTGGTGCTCACTCGATCCGTGGAGCCCGGCACGCGGGTCGTGATGTCGGGCGGGGGGCCTGGCGAGAACTCCAGCCCGAGTCTGTTCCGGCTTTACGACCCTGAGCGTCTGCAGGTGCGGGTCGACGTGCCTCTTGCGGAGTCGGCGAAGGTGGTCGTGGGGGCCAGGGCCGAGATGACGACGGAGGCGCTGGCTGACAGGGTGTTTCGCGGCGAAGTCGTGCGCGTGCTGCATCAGGCGGATATCCAGAGGAACACCGTCGAAGTGAAGGTGTCGATCCTGGAACCCTCGCCAGCGCTCCGGCCCGAGATGCTGGCGCGCGTGCGATTCTTCCCGCGACAGTCGGACGACCCCGGCGCCGGGGAGCACGTCGCGCGCCGTGGGATGGCCGGCGTGCTGCTGGCGCCCGCGGAGACGCTGTTCGACGCCGCTGGCGACACGGCGATGGTCTGGGTCGTGGACCGCTCGTCCGGTCGCGGCGCGGCGAGGGCGACGGCTCGCCGGGTGACGATCGGGGGGCGCGAGGGCGAGTGGGTGCTTGTCCGCGAGGGTTTGCGGCTGGGGGATCGGCTGATCCTCAGGCCGCCCTCGGGGCTCAGGGAAAGCGCGCGGGTGCGGGTTGCATCATCGACTGACTAA
- a CDS encoding group III truncated hemoglobin yields MVDDFYARCRRDPVLGPVFEAEVDDWDEHLSRIRAFWGAAMLRDGGYSGRPLEAHLAIHGLSPAHFSVWLRLFALTVESHSPPLTESDVALFKTRAGRMANRLMAAAKDAGTR; encoded by the coding sequence GTGGTCGACGACTTCTACGCCCGCTGCCGGCGCGACCCGGTTCTCGGGCCGGTTTTCGAAGCGGAGGTTGACGACTGGGACGAGCACCTCTCGCGCATCCGCGCCTTCTGGGGCGCGGCGATGCTGCGCGACGGGGGCTACTCGGGTCGCCCGCTCGAGGCGCACCTCGCGATCCACGGGCTGTCGCCGGCGCACTTCTCGGTGTGGCTCCGCCTTTTCGCGCTCACGGTCGAATCGCACAGCCCGCCGCTGACCGAGTCCGATGTCGCGCTGTTCAAGACGCGCGCCGGGCGCATGGCCAACCGCCTGATGGCGGCGGCGAAGGACGCCGGGACGCGCTGA
- a CDS encoding ABC transporter ATP-binding protein — MTFIECRRLTKSYKKGDALITPLEALDLQIERGEFLALMGPSGSGKTTLLNLIAGIDRPTSGSILVDGVDIAPLSRSRLAAWRSETVGYIFQLYNLVPVLTAYENVELPLLLHALSRRDRHRRVRAALELVGIADRHDHYPRQLSGGQEQRVAIARAIVSDPGIIVADEPTGDLDASSALEVMGLLRRLTVEMGKTLIMVTHDRKTARFASRTLHLEKGRLIGRAERLQPEEGVTA; from the coding sequence ATGACGTTCATCGAATGTCGGCGGCTGACGAAGAGTTACAAGAAGGGCGACGCGCTGATCACCCCCCTGGAGGCGCTCGATCTGCAGATCGAGCGTGGCGAGTTTCTCGCGTTGATGGGGCCTTCCGGCAGCGGCAAGACGACGCTGCTGAACTTGATCGCGGGGATCGATCGTCCGACATCGGGGAGCATCCTTGTGGATGGCGTTGATATCGCGCCGCTGTCGCGGTCTCGACTGGCGGCGTGGCGCAGCGAGACGGTCGGGTACATCTTCCAGTTGTACAACCTCGTGCCGGTGCTCACGGCCTACGAGAATGTCGAGTTGCCGCTCTTGCTGCACGCGCTGTCGAGGCGGGATCGCCATCGGCGGGTGCGTGCTGCGCTCGAGTTGGTGGGTATCGCGGATCGGCACGATCATTACCCTCGGCAACTCTCGGGCGGGCAGGAGCAGCGTGTCGCGATCGCGCGTGCGATCGTGTCGGACCCCGGGATCATCGTGGCTGACGAGCCGACAGGGGATCTGGACGCGTCGTCGGCGCTCGAGGTGATGGGGCTGCTGCGCCGGCTGACGGTTGAGATGGGCAAGACGCTCATCATGGTCACGCACGATCGGAAGACAGCGCGGTTCGCGAGCAGGACGCTGCACCTTGAGAAGGGGCGGCTGATCGGGCGTGCGGAGCGGTTGCAGCCCGAGGAAGGGGTGACTGCGTGA
- a CDS encoding ABC transporter permease has product MIGPRLSPYVVRQALRRPTRTILTLSSVCVAMFLFVVVQALQQGVAAATRQTASDTTLVVFRENRFCPSTSRLPERYEREIARIDGVESVVPLKIVVNNCGASLDVVTFRGVPEESVGAVARDWSFLDGSLDAWRARSDAAIVGERLAERRRLRVGQSFDAAGVTVVVAAIVRSGSAQDQNVAYTHMAFLQRAATRGGVGEVTQFEVRVTDPSRLEEVGAKIDDLFRTDAAPTTTRPEKAFVAQAGADIVEIVRFTRLLGWACLAAVLALVTNAIVLSVRDRIKEHAVLQTLGFRGALIGRMVIAEGALLGLCGGVIGATAAYLFVRFGRFSLSNEGLSINVATDLTAVVIGVIVSAGVGALAGLTPAIQASRRPIAECFRAV; this is encoded by the coding sequence GTGATCGGCCCGAGACTGTCCCCGTATGTCGTGCGACAGGCGCTGCGCCGCCCGACACGCACGATCCTGACGCTTTCGAGCGTGTGCGTCGCGATGTTCCTGTTCGTGGTGGTGCAGGCGCTTCAGCAGGGCGTTGCCGCGGCGACGCGACAGACGGCGTCGGACACCACGCTGGTGGTCTTTCGCGAGAACCGGTTCTGCCCCTCGACCAGCCGCTTGCCGGAGCGGTACGAGCGCGAGATCGCGAGGATCGACGGGGTGGAGTCCGTGGTCCCGCTCAAGATCGTGGTGAACAACTGCGGCGCGTCGCTCGATGTGGTGACCTTTCGGGGCGTCCCGGAGGAGTCGGTCGGCGCGGTCGCGCGTGACTGGTCGTTCCTGGATGGTTCGCTCGACGCGTGGCGGGCGCGGTCGGACGCGGCGATCGTGGGGGAGCGGCTCGCGGAGCGCCGTCGCCTGCGTGTTGGGCAGTCGTTCGACGCGGCCGGGGTGACGGTGGTTGTCGCCGCGATCGTCCGATCGGGCTCGGCGCAGGACCAGAACGTCGCGTACACGCACATGGCGTTCCTCCAGCGCGCCGCGACGCGCGGCGGCGTGGGCGAGGTCACGCAGTTCGAGGTGCGCGTGACCGATCCGTCGCGGCTCGAGGAGGTCGGCGCGAAGATCGATGATCTTTTCAGGACCGACGCGGCCCCGACGACGACGCGTCCGGAGAAGGCGTTCGTCGCGCAGGCGGGCGCCGACATCGTGGAGATCGTGCGGTTCACGCGCCTGCTGGGGTGGGCGTGCCTCGCCGCGGTGCTGGCGCTGGTGACCAACGCGATCGTGCTGAGCGTGCGCGACAGGATCAAGGAGCACGCCGTGCTGCAGACGCTCGGGTTCCGCGGGGCGCTTATCGGGCGCATGGTGATCGCGGAGGGCGCGCTGCTCGGGCTGTGCGGCGGGGTGATCGGCGCGACGGCGGCGTATCTGTTCGTCCGGTTCGGGCGGTTCAGTCTTTCGAACGAGGGCCTGAGCATCAATGTCGCGACGGATCTGACGGCGGTGGTCATCGGCGTGATCGTGTCTGCGGGCGTAGGCGCGCTGGCGGGGCTGACGCCCGCGATCCAGGCGTCTCGCCGACCGATCGCGGAGTGTTTCAGAGCGGTGTAA
- a CDS encoding serine/threonine protein kinase, with amino-acid sequence MSTPDQKRVRHIFDVAAELPASERSAFLDRVCEGDGAVRAQVESLLAALEGSPAFLASPTGVVEATMALEEPSGAPGGVVGVRTEGPGTTIGPYKLLQQIGEGGFGAVFMADQDKPVRRKVALKIIKLGMDTRQVVARFEQERQALAIMDHPNIAKVFDAGVTESGRPFFVMELCAGDPITEYCDKNSLTIQERLDLFVQVCHAVQHAHHKGVIHRDIKPSNVLVSTQDGRAHAKIIDFGIAKATSSRLTEKTLFTEHKQLIGTPEYMSPEQAEGSLDIDTRTDVYSLGVLLYELLTGSTPFEGRSLRSAAYGEIQRIIREVDPPNPSTRLSQSAERIAGIAARRRAEPKKLGLIVRGELDWIVMKALEKDRYRRYDSANGLAFDVLRFIAGEPVIAAPPGRTYRVRKFVTRHRVGVIVAGAVAASLVLGVVGTSIGLVNANRERARAEASERRAVEEAQRAEREAERAESEAGLARRAEAVASHRAAELEQVVEFQASQLSGIDVPRMGIRLREMIGDRRRSALGDDASDPEASAERLRELESALVGVNFTDVALDTLDETIFCRAIDAIGSQFADQPLVQARLLHTLASTMRVLGLLERASEIQRSAVSLRAALLGEEHVDTLNSGSLLGDIYRERGMLPESDALLISTLDSRRRVLGPEHPDTIVSMTRLALLRHAQGRLEESTTIAYEAAGAARRTLRDSDPRRLSALASKARIDLTSGRDAEGAALYQEVYDAHVRAFGKEHPSTLLIGSTLGRVYEQAGRLEEASALMRDVLDASRRGLGESHPDTLSARNSMGSVLLALGRVAEAEPEFREAMEGHLRTLREDHLDTLTTMNNYAHLLQSLGRTPEAIPLLRRALEAQRRILGPDHPNTLISAVNLSILLRMQREFDEAEILVRDALERCRRVLGDEHAYTLNAVTNLGVILNSLGRHDEASAYYE; translated from the coding sequence ATGAGCACCCCCGACCAGAAGCGTGTACGCCATATCTTTGACGTCGCGGCCGAGTTGCCTGCGTCTGAGCGAAGCGCGTTTCTTGATCGCGTGTGCGAGGGAGACGGCGCGGTGCGGGCGCAGGTCGAGTCGCTGCTCGCGGCTCTGGAGGGCTCGCCCGCGTTCCTGGCGTCGCCGACCGGGGTGGTCGAGGCCACGATGGCTCTCGAAGAGCCGTCCGGAGCGCCGGGGGGCGTGGTTGGCGTGAGAACAGAAGGGCCCGGGACCACGATCGGCCCGTACAAACTGCTGCAGCAGATCGGCGAGGGCGGGTTCGGCGCCGTGTTCATGGCCGACCAGGACAAGCCGGTGCGGCGCAAGGTCGCGCTCAAGATCATCAAGCTGGGGATGGACACGCGCCAGGTCGTCGCGCGCTTCGAGCAGGAGCGTCAGGCTCTGGCGATCATGGACCATCCGAACATCGCGAAGGTCTTCGACGCAGGCGTCACCGAGTCTGGTCGCCCCTTCTTCGTGATGGAGTTGTGCGCAGGCGATCCGATCACCGAGTACTGCGACAAGAACTCGCTGACGATCCAGGAACGCCTCGATCTGTTCGTGCAGGTGTGCCACGCGGTGCAGCACGCGCACCACAAGGGTGTCATCCATCGCGACATCAAGCCAAGCAATGTGCTCGTCTCGACGCAGGACGGGCGGGCCCACGCCAAGATAATCGACTTCGGCATCGCCAAGGCGACGTCGAGCCGATTGACCGAGAAGACGCTGTTCACGGAGCACAAGCAACTCATCGGCACACCCGAGTACATGAGCCCCGAACAGGCGGAGGGCTCGCTCGACATCGATACGCGAACCGATGTGTACTCGCTCGGGGTGCTGCTGTACGAACTGCTGACGGGTTCGACGCCCTTCGAGGGGCGGTCCCTGCGATCGGCCGCGTATGGAGAGATCCAGCGCATCATCCGCGAGGTGGACCCGCCGAACCCGAGCACGCGTCTGTCGCAGAGCGCAGAGCGCATCGCTGGGATCGCGGCGCGACGGCGCGCCGAGCCGAAGAAACTCGGCCTGATCGTGCGGGGGGAACTCGACTGGATCGTGATGAAGGCGCTCGAGAAGGACCGGTACAGGCGTTACGACAGCGCCAACGGTCTGGCGTTCGATGTGCTGCGTTTCATCGCTGGGGAGCCGGTTATCGCGGCGCCGCCGGGGAGGACGTATCGAGTTCGCAAGTTTGTCACGCGTCATCGCGTCGGCGTGATCGTGGCGGGCGCCGTGGCGGCGAGTCTTGTCCTCGGCGTGGTCGGGACGAGCATCGGGCTGGTCAACGCGAATCGTGAACGCGCGCGAGCCGAAGCGAGCGAGCGCCGCGCTGTGGAGGAAGCCCAGCGCGCCGAGCGCGAGGCGGAGCGGGCCGAGTCGGAGGCGGGTCTCGCGCGCCGGGCCGAAGCGGTCGCGTCTCATCGCGCCGCGGAACTCGAGCAGGTCGTGGAGTTCCAGGCGAGTCAGTTGTCGGGGATCGATGTCCCGCGCATGGGCATTCGGCTGCGTGAGATGATCGGCGATCGACGCAGGAGCGCTCTCGGTGACGACGCGAGTGATCCCGAAGCGAGCGCGGAGCGTCTGCGGGAACTCGAGTCCGCGCTGGTCGGCGTGAACTTCACGGATGTCGCCCTCGACACGCTGGACGAAACGATCTTCTGCCGCGCAATCGACGCGATCGGCTCGCAATTCGCGGACCAGCCCCTGGTGCAGGCTCGCCTGCTCCACACGCTAGCGTCGACCATGCGCGTGCTGGGCCTCCTGGAGCGCGCCTCGGAGATCCAGCGCAGCGCGGTCTCGCTGCGAGCGGCGCTCCTTGGAGAAGAGCATGTCGACACGCTCAACAGCGGGTCCCTGCTGGGGGATATCTATCGCGAACGGGGGATGCTGCCCGAATCGGACGCCCTGCTGATTTCGACGCTGGACAGCAGACGCCGCGTGCTTGGGCCCGAGCACCCCGACACGATCGTGAGCATGACGCGCCTCGCACTCCTGCGCCACGCGCAGGGACGCCTCGAAGAATCGACGACCATCGCGTACGAAGCCGCGGGCGCCGCGCGCCGAACGCTGCGCGACAGTGACCCCCGTCGGCTCAGCGCCCTCGCATCCAAGGCGCGAATCGATCTGACTTCCGGCCGCGATGCGGAGGGCGCAGCGCTGTACCAGGAGGTCTACGACGCGCATGTTCGGGCGTTCGGAAAAGAGCATCCGAGCACGCTCCTGATCGGCAGCACGCTGGGTCGGGTGTATGAACAGGCGGGCCGGCTCGAAGAGGCGTCGGCGCTTATGCGCGATGTGCTCGACGCGAGCCGGCGCGGGCTGGGAGAGTCCCACCCCGACACGCTCTCGGCACGAAACTCGATGGGCTCCGTGCTCCTCGCGCTCGGGCGAGTCGCGGAAGCGGAGCCCGAGTTCCGGGAAGCGATGGAGGGTCATCTTCGAACACTGCGCGAGGATCATCTCGACACGCTGACGACGATGAACAACTACGCGCACCTGCTCCAGTCGCTGGGGAGAACCCCCGAGGCGATCCCCCTGCTGCGACGGGCGCTCGAAGCGCAGCGGCGCATCCTTGGTCCCGATCACCCGAACACTCTGATCTCTGCGGTGAATCTGAGCATCCTGCTCCGCATGCAGCGCGAGTTCGACGAGGCGGAGATCCTGGTCCGAGACGCGCTCGAGCGCTGTCGTCGCGTGTTGGGGGACGAGCACGCGTACACGCTCAACGCCGTGACGAATCTCGGCGTTATCCTCAACTCGCTCGGTCGGCACGACGAAGCGTCGGCGTATTACGAATAG
- a CDS encoding TolC family protein: MERRSAAHRVALGLVLIAGALAGCQTYEPAPLDATAHRVVWSGRSPIATEVLDAAVRLGGAQGAGDFSLADGLSLFEAEAVALAFNPELRAARARAGVAGALAEYAGMVPDPELGVDIGRILANVSDRWLGSVVVGFTVPISGRLDAERALAGAGRDAELLRVYAAEWRVRLALREAWAEWSIWSRKADLLGHFVEELSSLLGTIDAVERAGEIAPVDARLFALEHATRVAQRVTTSGEAERARARIFRLLGLEPRDEISLVEGVAVRGIEPTSDGAAWASLEHPDVLVAEAEYAEAERALALEVRKQYPDLVIGPGYGREDGDDRVLLGVSAPIPLFNRNRQGVEAARAQREAARVVYETTLERLEADLLVSSVESASARATRETLERDVSPLADRQHREALLIARSGEVDTLLLLESLKRRFETRLAVLDALRHEFLASIGVDRALGPAQRGQMHVE, encoded by the coding sequence ATGGAACGACGAAGTGCCGCGCATCGCGTCGCGCTGGGGTTGGTCCTCATCGCCGGCGCTCTGGCTGGCTGTCAGACATATGAACCGGCTCCGCTGGATGCGACGGCGCATCGAGTGGTATGGTCTGGCCGGAGCCCGATCGCGACGGAGGTGCTCGACGCGGCGGTGAGGCTGGGCGGGGCGCAGGGTGCTGGCGATTTCTCGCTGGCTGACGGGCTTTCGCTGTTCGAGGCGGAAGCGGTCGCGCTGGCGTTCAACCCTGAACTGCGCGCGGCGCGAGCCCGGGCCGGGGTTGCAGGCGCACTGGCGGAGTATGCCGGGATGGTTCCGGACCCGGAGTTGGGAGTGGACATCGGCCGGATCCTGGCGAATGTCAGCGACCGGTGGCTGGGTTCGGTGGTCGTGGGGTTCACGGTTCCTATCAGCGGGCGGCTCGACGCGGAGCGGGCGCTGGCCGGCGCCGGGCGCGACGCGGAACTCCTGCGTGTGTACGCGGCCGAGTGGCGGGTCCGCCTTGCGCTGCGTGAGGCATGGGCGGAGTGGTCAATCTGGTCTCGGAAGGCGGATCTACTGGGGCACTTCGTCGAGGAGTTGTCCTCGCTGCTGGGCACGATCGACGCTGTGGAGCGCGCCGGGGAGATCGCGCCGGTGGATGCACGGCTGTTCGCTCTGGAGCACGCGACGCGAGTCGCGCAGCGGGTGACGACATCAGGCGAGGCGGAGCGTGCGCGCGCGAGGATTTTCCGGCTGCTCGGGCTGGAGCCGCGCGACGAGATATCGCTTGTCGAGGGCGTCGCGGTGCGCGGGATCGAGCCGACATCGGACGGAGCTGCGTGGGCGTCGCTGGAGCACCCAGATGTGCTCGTGGCGGAGGCCGAATACGCGGAGGCGGAGCGAGCTCTGGCGCTTGAGGTGCGCAAGCAGTATCCGGATCTGGTGATCGGTCCCGGCTACGGGCGAGAGGACGGGGACGATCGAGTGCTGCTGGGGGTGTCGGCGCCGATACCGCTGTTCAACCGGAACCGGCAGGGGGTGGAGGCCGCCCGGGCGCAGCGGGAGGCGGCGCGGGTTGTGTACGAGACCACGCTAGAGCGTCTGGAGGCGGATCTCCTTGTGTCGTCTGTGGAGTCGGCGTCAGCCAGAGCGACCCGAGAGACGCTCGAGCGGGACGTTTCGCCCCTGGCGGATCGACAGCACCGCGAAGCGTTGCTGATCGCGAGGTCGGGTGAGGTGGACACGCTCCTGCTGCTGGAGTCGCTGAAGCGCCGGTTCGAGACCCGGCTGGCGGTTTTGGATGCGCTGAGACACGAGTTTCTCGCGTCGATCGGGGTCGATAGGGCGCTCGGTCCGGCGCAGAGAGGACAGATGCATGTCGAGTAA
- a CDS encoding nuclear transport factor 2 family protein: MTQTAMSNATLELVTRFESLFNSRDLDAIMACMTDDPVFEHVAPPSASVGRHRGRAAVRAVFESLEQHFPDYTLEMTDIFATGSRAACQYTLRWRQPDGSEGSARGADLFTIRDGKIAEKLTYATL; this comes from the coding sequence TTGACGCAAACCGCCATGTCCAACGCCACGCTCGAACTCGTCACACGCTTCGAGAGCCTGTTCAACAGCCGGGACCTCGACGCGATCATGGCCTGCATGACCGATGACCCCGTCTTCGAGCACGTCGCGCCGCCCTCCGCGAGCGTCGGACGCCACCGGGGACGCGCGGCGGTCCGCGCGGTCTTCGAATCGCTCGAACAGCACTTCCCCGACTACACGCTGGAGATGACGGACATCTTCGCGACCGGGAGCCGCGCCGCGTGCCAGTACACCCTCCGCTGGCGCCAGCCCGACGGCAGCGAAGGTTCGGCCCGAGGCGCCGACCTGTTCACGATCCGCGACGGGAAGATCGCCGAGAAACTCACCTACGCAACGCTCTGA